One stretch of Saccharomonospora xinjiangensis XJ-54 DNA includes these proteins:
- a CDS encoding nucleoside hydrolase: MTTKLIIDTDPGVDDAFAIALAALSDDVDLLGVTTVFGNVGVETTTRNARRLLALCKRGDVPVAQGAARPLVHEHPHRARYAHGADGLSGRSAALPEAERPVEAGGAVWLLSRLLEQSDEPVTIAPIGPLTNIASLLSVRPDLHHKIARVVIMGGALLHGNTTAAAEFNIWSDPEAAHRVLTGGEVPCVLVPMDLTYRCAVDLEWLDALTASGPVGAALTALTPDYLAHYRKALGWDGMVIHDAVAVAEVIRPGILRTVAVPVAVETSFGPSRGATVVDQRRPELRADTDGATTTTASTTVHTAVDTDLDALRAFLLERLTMR, encoded by the coding sequence GTGACGACCAAGCTCATCATCGACACCGACCCCGGCGTTGACGACGCCTTCGCCATCGCGCTCGCAGCGTTGAGCGACGATGTGGACCTACTGGGCGTGACCACGGTCTTCGGCAATGTCGGCGTCGAGACCACCACCCGTAACGCGCGGCGGCTGCTCGCGCTGTGCAAGCGCGGCGACGTGCCGGTCGCGCAGGGCGCTGCCCGCCCTCTCGTGCACGAACATCCTCACCGCGCTCGCTACGCGCACGGCGCCGACGGACTCTCCGGCCGCTCCGCTGCCCTGCCCGAGGCCGAACGCCCTGTCGAGGCAGGAGGCGCAGTGTGGTTGCTGTCGCGGCTGCTCGAACAGTCCGACGAGCCGGTGACGATCGCGCCCATCGGGCCGCTGACCAACATCGCGTCGCTGTTGAGCGTCCGGCCCGACCTGCACCACAAGATCGCCAGGGTGGTGATCATGGGCGGCGCTCTGCTGCACGGCAACACCACGGCTGCGGCCGAGTTCAACATCTGGAGCGACCCCGAGGCTGCTCACCGTGTGCTCACGGGCGGCGAGGTGCCGTGCGTGCTGGTGCCGATGGACCTCACCTACCGCTGCGCCGTTGACCTCGAATGGCTCGACGCGCTGACGGCCTCCGGCCCGGTGGGGGCCGCGCTCACGGCGCTGACGCCCGACTACCTCGCCCACTACCGCAAGGCGCTGGGCTGGGACGGAATGGTGATCCACGACGCGGTGGCGGTCGCGGAGGTGATCCGGCCGGGCATCCTGCGCACCGTAGCGGTGCCCGTCGCGGTGGAGACCTCGTTCGGGCCTTCGCGCGGAGCGACCGTCGTCGATCAGCGGCGGCCCGAGTTGCGCGCCGACACCGACGGCGCGACCACAACAACGGCAAGCACCACGGTACACACGGCCGTGGACACCGATCTGGATGCCTTGCGCGCATTTCTGCTGGAACGTCTCACGATGCGCTGA
- a CDS encoding acyltransferase, producing the protein MTSMWGSPVLSRAQAWRKARRDPRQARFLTAASLRWVWRNRAFTPWYLVRYWRLLKFRIANPHIVLRGMVFLGRDVEIHCRPGYGRLEIGRWVHIGDGNAIRCHEGSLRIGDKVVFGRQNVVNTYLDIEIGAATLVADWVYICDFDHVTTDITLPIKDQGIVKSPVRIGPDTWIGTKVSVLRGTRVGRGCVLGAHAVVRGDIADYGIAVGSPARVVRDRRADYEADAERREAVKDMARKANKALKKTLGEPEP; encoded by the coding sequence ATGACGTCGATGTGGGGTTCTCCCGTGCTCTCGCGGGCGCAGGCGTGGCGCAAGGCGCGGCGCGATCCCCGGCAGGCGCGGTTCCTCACGGCGGCCTCGCTGCGCTGGGTATGGCGCAATCGCGCCTTCACCCCGTGGTATCTGGTGCGTTACTGGCGGCTGCTGAAGTTCCGCATCGCGAACCCGCACATCGTGCTCAGGGGCATGGTGTTCCTCGGCCGCGACGTCGAGATCCACTGCCGCCCCGGATACGGCCGCCTCGAGATCGGGCGGTGGGTGCACATCGGCGACGGCAACGCCATCCGCTGCCATGAGGGTTCGTTGCGCATCGGCGACAAGGTCGTGTTCGGCAGGCAGAACGTCGTGAACACCTACCTCGACATCGAGATCGGGGCCGCCACGCTCGTCGCGGACTGGGTCTACATCTGCGACTTCGACCACGTCACCACCGACATCACTCTGCCGATCAAGGATCAGGGCATCGTGAAGTCGCCCGTACGCATCGGTCCCGACACGTGGATCGGCACGAAGGTGTCGGTGCTGCGAGGCACCCGGGTCGGAAGGGGTTGTGTGCTGGGAGCGCATGCCGTGGTGCGTGGCGACATCGCCGACTACGGCATCGCGGTGGGCTCGCCTGCCAGGGTGGTGCGCGACCGGAGGGCCGACTACGAGGCCGACGCCGAGCGACGCGAAGCCGTGAAGGACATGGCGCGCAAGGCGAACAAAGCCCTGAAGAAGACGCTCGGCGAGCCCGAGCCCTGA
- a CDS encoding helix-turn-helix domain-containing protein: MQPHPAIDATLDQIGPRLRRVREKRNVSLTELSRRTGVSKSTLSRLETGHRRPSLELLLPIAAALAVPLDEIVAAPSIVDPRMPQKPRRAQGRVIVPLSRTQGEPKAYKLTIPARECEPFPRTHTGYEWLYVLSGRLRLVLGDYDVVLGPGEVAEFDTQHPHWFGSTGRGSVEVLSLFGKQGERAHIRTRQAPRH, from the coding sequence ATGCAGCCGCATCCCGCGATCGACGCGACCCTGGACCAGATCGGCCCTCGTCTGCGCCGGGTGAGGGAGAAGAGGAACGTCTCCCTCACCGAACTGAGCCGCCGCACGGGCGTCTCGAAGAGCACACTGTCCCGGCTCGAAACCGGCCACCGTAGGCCGAGTCTCGAACTGCTGTTGCCGATCGCGGCCGCCCTCGCGGTGCCACTCGACGAGATCGTCGCCGCGCCGAGCATCGTCGATCCGCGCATGCCGCAGAAACCGAGGAGGGCGCAAGGCCGCGTCATCGTGCCGTTGTCAAGGACTCAGGGAGAGCCCAAGGCGTACAAGCTGACGATTCCCGCGCGCGAGTGCGAGCCGTTCCCCCGCACCCACACCGGGTACGAGTGGCTCTACGTGCTCAGCGGACGGCTGCGGCTCGTGCTCGGTGACTACGACGTGGTGCTCGGTCCGGGGGAGGTCGCCGAGTTCGACACCCAGCACCCGCACTGGTTCGGTTCGACGGGCCGGGGCAGCGTCGAAGTGCTCAGCCTGTTCGGCAAGCAGGGGGAACGAGCGCACATCAGAACCAGGCAGGCCCCACGCCACTGA
- a CDS encoding NAD(P)/FAD-dependent oxidoreductase: protein MIIGAGAAGLSAGLVLARAQADVVVVDEGKPRNAPAAHMHGFLSRDGVAPSEFLAKGREELARYGGDLIGARVVEATRADSGFTVVLDTGAIIHARAVLVATGLTDELPEIEGVRERWGSEVHHCPHCHGHEVRGRGLVVIGGEVLAGTLHQAALLRRFSNRVTLCPHRTDVSEDDRARLRAFGVRIVDGIVTRLVGDDSGGGRLIGVELADGSVRECDAVFVAPRPCPNDAVLRALGCASDDVTGWVAADATGATSVPGVWAAGNVINPRAQVITAAGQASATAIAITAWLLDGDVTAAAVRAETSGQERR from the coding sequence GTGATTATCGGAGCCGGTGCCGCCGGTCTGAGCGCAGGGCTGGTTCTCGCGCGTGCTCAGGCCGACGTGGTGGTGGTCGATGAGGGAAAACCCAGGAACGCGCCGGCCGCGCACATGCACGGATTCCTCTCCCGTGACGGCGTGGCTCCCTCGGAGTTCCTGGCGAAAGGACGGGAGGAACTCGCCCGGTACGGCGGCGATCTGATCGGGGCACGGGTCGTCGAGGCGACCAGGGCGGACAGCGGGTTCACCGTCGTGCTGGACACAGGCGCGATCATCCACGCCCGCGCCGTGCTGGTCGCCACGGGATTGACCGACGAGCTGCCCGAGATCGAGGGCGTCCGTGAGCGGTGGGGGTCGGAGGTCCACCACTGCCCGCACTGCCACGGGCACGAGGTGCGGGGACGCGGACTGGTGGTCATCGGCGGCGAGGTGCTCGCCGGGACCCTTCACCAGGCCGCTCTGCTGCGCCGATTCAGCAACAGGGTGACCCTGTGCCCGCACAGAACGGACGTCTCCGAGGACGACCGCGCCCGCCTGCGCGCGTTCGGCGTCCGGATCGTGGACGGCATCGTCACCCGGCTCGTGGGCGATGACAGCGGTGGCGGTCGGTTGATCGGGGTCGAACTCGCCGACGGCTCGGTGCGGGAGTGCGACGCGGTGTTCGTCGCGCCACGACCATGCCCGAACGACGCGGTGCTTCGCGCACTCGGCTGCGCGTCCGACGACGTCACGGGGTGGGTGGCGGCCGACGCGACCGGAGCGACGAGCGTGCCGGGTGTCTGGGCAGCGGGCAATGTGATCAATCCCCGCGCACAGGTGATCACGGCGGCCGGCCAGGCCTCGGCCACCGCGATCGCGATCACCGCCTGGCTGCTCGACGGCGATGTCACCGCCGCTGCGGTGAGGGCGGAAACGAGCGGGCAGGAGCGCCGATGA
- a CDS encoding MFS transporter, which translates to MTVETAPRSGLRGRLLPLGVYLLSFSLFAMGSAEFLLAGVLPEVAADIGLSLATAGGLITAFAVGVVIGGPPFAVLSLRWPRRTALVLTQLVFAGAIAAGMLTGGYTALMVTRFVAGVAYAGFFAVAAVTAVGLVPPDRAARASGVVVSGLSLAMILGGPAGTLIGYRVGWEGGFWLVVALTLAGAVAVAVAMPRTAAGTDSDVRRELRAMRRPRLWLVYAATLLSTASYMITFNYLAEILTGVTGVPEMWIAAVLVLFGVGAYIGLAIGGRIADRRPHHALIVGSLGIAGCSVSIALLAEHTIAVVPLVLLLGVAGFVLNPAVYGRVFTIAADAPTLAGATTVSAFQLGISVVPLLAGAALSAGAPSTAVAWIGAGLAALTVPVVLAERAAKGQTV; encoded by the coding sequence ATGACTGTCGAGACCGCACCACGTTCCGGCCTTCGCGGGCGGCTGCTGCCGCTCGGGGTGTATCTGCTGTCGTTCAGCCTGTTCGCCATGGGCAGTGCGGAGTTCCTGCTCGCCGGTGTGCTTCCGGAGGTGGCGGCCGACATCGGGTTGAGCCTCGCCACGGCAGGTGGGCTGATCACCGCGTTCGCCGTCGGGGTGGTGATCGGCGGCCCTCCGTTCGCCGTCCTCAGCCTGCGCTGGCCTCGCCGCACTGCCCTTGTGCTGACGCAGCTCGTTTTCGCCGGTGCCATCGCGGCAGGGATGCTCACCGGCGGGTACACGGCGCTGATGGTGACCCGCTTCGTCGCCGGAGTGGCTTATGCGGGCTTCTTCGCCGTCGCGGCCGTCACCGCCGTCGGGCTGGTCCCTCCCGACCGCGCCGCCCGTGCCTCAGGCGTCGTGGTCAGCGGGCTCAGCCTGGCCATGATCCTCGGCGGACCGGCAGGAACGTTGATCGGCTACCGCGTGGGCTGGGAGGGAGGTTTCTGGCTCGTCGTGGCGCTCACCCTCGCAGGCGCTGTTGCCGTCGCCGTCGCGATGCCCCGCACCGCAGCCGGGACCGACTCCGACGTGAGGCGTGAACTCCGCGCGATGCGGCGACCGCGACTGTGGCTCGTCTACGCGGCCACGCTGCTGAGCACGGCGTCGTACATGATCACGTTCAACTATCTCGCCGAGATTCTGACCGGCGTGACCGGCGTTCCTGAGATGTGGATCGCGGCCGTCCTCGTACTGTTCGGAGTCGGCGCGTACATCGGGCTGGCCATCGGAGGGCGCATCGCCGACCGGCGACCCCACCACGCCCTCATCGTGGGATCACTCGGGATCGCGGGCTGCTCGGTGTCGATCGCTCTGCTCGCCGAGCATACGATCGCGGTGGTTCCGCTCGTCTTGCTGCTCGGGGTGGCGGGCTTCGTGCTTAACCCCGCCGTGTACGGGCGGGTGTTCACCATCGCCGCCGACGCGCCCACTCTGGCCGGCGCGACCACGGTGTCGGCCTTCCAACTCGGCATCAGCGTTGTGCCGCTCCTGGCGGGTGCCGCGTTGAGTGCCGGAGCGCCCAGCACGGCCGTCGCGTGGATCGGCGCGGGGCTCGCGGCGCTCACCGTCCCCGTTGTCCTCGCCGAGCGTGCCGCGAAGGGGCAGACGGTCTGA
- a CDS encoding short-chain fatty acyl-CoA regulator family protein, producing the protein MDKTFAGARLRHLRESRSMSQANLARLLEISPSYLNQIEHNTRPLTVPVLLRITEAFGVDAEFFADNDTSRLVADVREALLDESIGATVSPGEINDLAKNLPSVAEALVKLHRSYRNAVETTAALVTEDGRGAHGSAAAPLPHEEVRDFFYERENYVAELDERAEKMYQELGLRRDEIRNGLRERLAEKYGVTVTTEGLDLAAGEQHRYEPGARILRMAPTLRIGQQAFRMASQIALLEYDDLITELADSWAFSGPPARSLARVGLANYFAGALILPYRDFHGAAERFRYDIELLCEHFGVGFETVCHRLSTLQRPKLRGIPFSFVRVDRAGNMSKRQSAAGFHFSRVGGACPLWIVYEAFTRPGKVLTQVATLPDGKSYFWIARTISRNIGGYGSPGKMFSVGLGCELRHAHRLVYSSGLNLDDKTAATPIGMGCKVCERPACPQRAFPTIGKRLTVDENTSTFVPYPAVPKPE; encoded by the coding sequence GTGGACAAGACTTTCGCAGGCGCACGGCTGCGTCATCTGCGGGAGAGCCGCTCGATGAGCCAGGCGAACCTCGCCAGACTGCTCGAAATCTCCCCCAGCTACCTCAACCAGATCGAACACAACACCCGTCCGCTGACGGTGCCGGTCCTGCTGCGCATCACCGAGGCGTTCGGCGTCGATGCCGAGTTCTTCGCCGACAACGACACCTCCCGGCTCGTCGCCGACGTCAGGGAGGCGCTGCTCGACGAGTCGATCGGCGCCACCGTCTCCCCCGGTGAGATCAACGACCTCGCGAAGAACCTGCCCTCGGTGGCCGAGGCGCTGGTCAAACTCCATCGCAGCTACCGCAACGCCGTGGAGACCACCGCCGCGCTCGTCACCGAGGACGGCAGGGGCGCCCACGGCAGCGCCGCGGCACCACTGCCCCACGAGGAGGTTCGCGACTTCTTCTACGAGCGCGAGAACTACGTCGCCGAGCTGGACGAACGCGCCGAGAAGATGTATCAGGAGCTGGGGCTCCGGCGGGACGAGATCCGCAACGGCCTTCGCGAGCGCCTCGCCGAGAAGTACGGCGTCACCGTCACCACGGAGGGGCTCGACCTCGCGGCAGGCGAGCAGCACCGCTACGAACCCGGCGCCAGGATCCTCCGCATGGCGCCGACGTTGCGCATCGGACAGCAGGCGTTCCGGATGGCCTCACAGATCGCCCTGCTCGAATACGACGACCTCATCACCGAACTCGCCGACTCGTGGGCGTTCTCCGGTCCTCCCGCGCGATCGCTGGCGCGGGTCGGCCTTGCGAACTACTTCGCGGGTGCGCTGATCCTGCCCTACCGGGACTTCCACGGCGCCGCCGAACGCTTCCGCTACGACATCGAGTTGCTGTGCGAACACTTCGGCGTCGGGTTCGAGACCGTCTGCCACCGGCTCTCGACGTTGCAGCGACCCAAGCTCCGCGGTATCCCGTTCTCGTTCGTCAGGGTCGATCGCGCGGGCAACATGTCGAAACGCCAGTCGGCGGCGGGGTTCCACTTCTCCCGCGTGGGCGGCGCATGTCCATTGTGGATCGTCTACGAGGCGTTCACCCGCCCCGGGAAGGTGCTCACCCAGGTGGCCACCCTGCCCGACGGCAAGAGCTACTTCTGGATCGCCCGCACGATCTCCCGCAACATCGGCGGCTACGGCAGCCCTGGGAAGATGTTCTCGGTGGGACTCGGCTGCGAGCTGCGGCATGCGCACCGGCTCGTGTACTCGTCGGGGCTGAACCTCGACGACAAGACCGCGGCAACGCCCATCGGCATGGGCTGCAAGGTGTGCGAACGCCCGGCCTGCCCGCAACGGGCCTTCCCCACCATCGGCAAGCGCCTCACCGTTGACGAGAACACCAGCACCTTCGTCCCGTACCCAGCGGTGCCGAAACCGGAATAA
- the aceA gene encoding isocitrate lyase yields MTEKQTRLEQEAAALEREWETNPRWKDVKRSYSAEDVVKLRGSVVEEHTLARRGAEKLWNLLHTEDYIHALGALTGNQAVQQVRAGLKAIYLSGWQVAADANLAGQTYPDQSLYPANSVPAVVRRINNALTRADQITWAEGNTDIDWFAPIVADAEAGFGGPLNAFELMKGMIAAGAAGVHWEDQLASEKKCGHLGGKVLIPTKQHERTLNAARLASDVLNVPSLIVARTDAQAATLLTSDVDERDQKFLTGGRTSEGFYEVRNGIEPCIERGLAYAEYADLLWMETSTPDLDVARKFAEAIKDKYPNQMLAYNCSPSFNWKKHLDDATIAKFQRELGHMGYKFQFITLAGFHALNYSMFDLAKGYANEGMTAYVDLQEREFAAEDRGYTATKHQREVGTGWFDLVSTALNPESSTTALTGSTEEAQF; encoded by the coding sequence ATGACCGAGAAGCAGACCCGCTTGGAGCAGGAGGCGGCGGCCCTTGAGCGGGAGTGGGAGACCAACCCCCGCTGGAAGGACGTGAAGCGCTCCTACTCCGCCGAGGACGTGGTCAAGCTGCGCGGTAGCGTCGTCGAGGAGCACACGCTCGCCCGCCGTGGCGCCGAGAAGCTGTGGAACCTGCTCCACACCGAGGACTACATCCACGCTCTCGGTGCGCTCACCGGTAACCAGGCCGTTCAGCAGGTCCGCGCGGGCCTGAAGGCCATCTACCTCTCGGGCTGGCAGGTCGCGGCCGACGCCAACCTGGCAGGCCAGACCTACCCCGACCAGAGCCTCTACCCTGCCAACTCCGTGCCCGCCGTGGTCCGGCGCATCAACAACGCGCTGACGCGCGCCGACCAGATCACCTGGGCCGAGGGCAACACCGACATCGACTGGTTCGCGCCGATCGTCGCCGACGCCGAGGCAGGCTTCGGTGGCCCGCTGAACGCGTTCGAGCTGATGAAGGGCATGATCGCCGCTGGGGCCGCGGGCGTGCACTGGGAGGACCAGCTCGCGTCCGAGAAGAAGTGCGGCCACCTCGGCGGCAAGGTGCTCATCCCGACCAAGCAGCACGAGCGCACCCTGAACGCGGCCAGGCTGGCCTCCGACGTGCTGAACGTCCCCTCGCTGATCGTCGCCCGCACGGACGCGCAGGCCGCGACGCTGCTCACCAGCGACGTTGACGAGCGCGACCAGAAGTTCCTGACCGGTGGCCGCACCTCCGAGGGCTTCTACGAGGTGCGCAACGGCATCGAGCCGTGCATCGAGCGTGGCCTCGCCTACGCCGAGTACGCCGACCTGCTGTGGATGGAGACCTCCACCCCGGACCTCGACGTCGCACGCAAGTTCGCCGAGGCGATCAAGGACAAGTACCCGAACCAGATGCTGGCGTACAACTGCTCGCCGTCGTTCAACTGGAAGAAGCACCTCGACGACGCCACCATCGCCAAGTTCCAGCGCGAGCTGGGCCACATGGGCTACAAGTTCCAGTTCATCACCCTGGCCGGTTTCCACGCGCTCAACTACTCGATGTTCGACCTGGCCAAGGGCTACGCGAACGAGGGCATGACCGCCTACGTCGATCTGCAGGAGCGCGAGTTCGCGGCAGAGGACCGCGGCTACACCGCCACCAAGCACCAGCGCGAGGTCGGCACCGGCTGGTTCGACCTGGTGAGCACCGCACTGAACCCGGAGAGCTCCACCACGGCGTTGACGGGCTCCACCGAAGAAGCGCAGTTCTAA
- the aceB gene encoding malate synthase A: protein MADTMNGRLRIAGPMRERYDEILTPAALEFVAKLDNAFAGRRRELLDGRRRRRERLAAGEEALGFLRQTRWIRNDESWQVAQPAPGLEDRRVEITGPPERKMTVNALNSGANVWLADFEDATSPTWHNIVSGQLNLYDAIRRNIDFTDRGKRYVIGDEPATIVARPRGWHLVEKHIRIDGRPVSASLVDFGLYFFHNARQLLARGSGPYFYLPKLESHHEARLWNDVFRLAQDELGVPRGTIRATVLIETITAAFEMDEILYELREHAAGLNAGRWDYIFSIIKTFASHGADYVLPDRAQVTMTVPFMRSYTELLVRTCHRRGAHAIGGMAAFIPSRDPEANATALRQVRQDKEREAGDGFDGSWVAHPGLVPVCREVFDEVLGGWPNQLTKLREDVVVEAEDLLNVAGAGGEVTEQGVRSNINVALRYIDAWLRGTGAAGIFGLMEDAATAEIARCQVWQWVRNGTKLADGTAVTAERVTDWLDAELTDVHADLGQPNRLADAREIFVETALSEKLPGFFTTGAYARYLTTPS from the coding sequence ATGGCTGACACGATGAACGGCAGGCTGCGCATCGCCGGTCCCATGCGGGAGCGCTACGACGAGATCCTCACTCCGGCCGCGCTGGAGTTCGTGGCGAAGTTGGACAACGCCTTCGCGGGGCGCCGCAGGGAACTGCTCGACGGGCGACGTCGGCGCAGGGAGCGGCTCGCCGCAGGGGAGGAGGCGCTGGGATTTCTGCGCCAGACACGGTGGATTCGCAACGACGAGTCCTGGCAGGTCGCCCAGCCCGCCCCCGGTCTTGAGGACCGCAGGGTGGAGATCACCGGACCGCCCGAGCGCAAGATGACGGTCAACGCGCTGAACTCGGGTGCGAACGTGTGGCTCGCCGACTTCGAGGACGCGACATCGCCGACGTGGCACAACATCGTGTCGGGCCAGCTCAACCTGTACGACGCGATCCGGCGCAACATCGACTTCACCGACCGGGGCAAGCGGTACGTGATCGGCGACGAGCCTGCCACGATCGTCGCGCGGCCGCGAGGCTGGCACCTGGTGGAGAAGCACATCCGGATCGACGGCCGTCCCGTGTCGGCCAGTCTCGTTGACTTCGGGCTCTACTTCTTCCACAACGCACGGCAGTTGCTCGCGAGGGGCAGCGGCCCGTACTTCTACCTGCCGAAGCTGGAAAGCCACCACGAGGCACGGCTGTGGAACGACGTGTTCCGCCTCGCGCAGGACGAACTCGGGGTTCCGAGGGGAACGATCAGGGCGACCGTGCTGATCGAGACGATCACCGCGGCGTTCGAGATGGACGAGATCCTCTACGAGCTTCGCGAGCACGCGGCCGGGCTGAACGCGGGCCGGTGGGACTACATCTTCAGCATCATCAAGACCTTCGCCTCGCACGGCGCGGACTACGTCCTTCCGGACAGGGCGCAGGTCACGATGACGGTGCCGTTCATGCGGTCCTACACGGAGTTGCTGGTGCGTACGTGCCACAGGCGTGGCGCGCACGCGATCGGCGGGATGGCCGCGTTCATCCCGAGCAGGGACCCCGAGGCGAACGCGACAGCTCTGCGCCAGGTCCGGCAGGACAAGGAACGGGAGGCTGGCGACGGCTTCGACGGGTCGTGGGTCGCGCACCCCGGTCTGGTGCCGGTGTGCCGTGAGGTGTTCGACGAGGTGCTCGGCGGGTGGCCCAACCAGCTCACCAAGCTGCGGGAGGACGTGGTCGTCGAGGCCGAGGACCTCCTCAATGTGGCCGGTGCGGGTGGCGAGGTCACGGAGCAGGGTGTCCGGTCGAACATCAATGTGGCCCTGCGCTACATCGATGCCTGGTTGCGCGGCACGGGTGCGGCGGGCATCTTCGGGCTGATGGAGGACGCCGCCACGGCGGAGATCGCCCGTTGCCAGGTGTGGCAGTGGGTCCGCAACGGAACGAAACTCGCCGACGGAACGGCCGTCACGGCGGAGCGGGTGACCGACTGGCTGGACGCCGAACTCACCGACGTGCATGCGGACCTCGGCCAGCCGAATCGCCTCGCCGACGCCCGTGAGATCTTCGTGGAGACGGCGTTGTCGGAGAAGCTGCCCGGCTTCTTCACCACGGGTGCCTACGCGCGGTACCTGACGACCCCGAGCTGA
- a CDS encoding TetR/AcrR family transcriptional regulator — MDVREATHRVLDAADEQFYERGIQAVGMDAIRSRSGVSLKRLYQCFPSKDHIVAAYLRRRDERWREELAEYVRQHGGSGRHAVLAVFDWLSEWFRRPEFRGCAFVNSFGELGGVSPVVAEAARAHKKAVGDYLRELTGSLDVSDPDGLAAQLAVLVEGAIVMAAVTGDLDAARTGRACAEAAIATAAR, encoded by the coding sequence ATGGACGTCAGGGAAGCCACACATCGCGTACTGGACGCGGCCGACGAGCAGTTCTACGAGCGCGGCATCCAGGCCGTCGGCATGGACGCGATCCGATCCCGCTCAGGGGTTTCGCTGAAGCGGCTCTACCAGTGCTTCCCGTCCAAGGACCACATCGTGGCCGCCTACCTGAGGCGGCGGGACGAACGCTGGCGCGAGGAACTGGCCGAGTACGTGCGGCAGCACGGCGGCTCGGGAAGGCACGCGGTTCTCGCCGTGTTCGACTGGTTGTCGGAGTGGTTCCGCAGGCCCGAGTTCCGGGGCTGCGCCTTCGTCAACTCGTTCGGCGAACTCGGCGGAGTCTCGCCCGTCGTCGCCGAAGCCGCCCGCGCTCACAAGAAAGCCGTCGGCGACTATCTCCGCGAGCTCACCGGCTCGCTCGACGTGTCCGATCCGGACGGACTCGCCGCCCAGCTCGCCGTCCTGGTGGAAGGGGCCATCGTGATGGCGGCGGTGACCGGCGATCTCGACGCGGCCCGCACCGGCCGCGCCTGCGCGGAGGCCGCCATCGCCACGGCCGCCCGTTGA
- a CDS encoding nuclear transport factor 2 family protein: MTSRPPFPPFDEHTAAQKVQAAEDAWNTRDPERVALAYTPDSVWRNRDRHVVGRDQIVAFLTEKWERELDYALRKELWGFRGNRIAVRFQYECHDRQGQWYRSYGNELWEFTDDGLMRRREASINDHPIDASQRRIFGPRPESERGLLLPVF, encoded by the coding sequence ATGACATCACGCCCACCGTTCCCGCCGTTCGACGAACACACCGCCGCGCAGAAGGTCCAGGCCGCCGAGGACGCCTGGAACACCCGCGACCCCGAGCGGGTCGCTCTCGCCTACACGCCGGACTCCGTGTGGCGTAACCGCGACCGCCACGTGGTCGGCCGCGACCAGATCGTCGCGTTCCTCACCGAGAAATGGGAACGCGAACTCGACTACGCGCTCCGCAAGGAACTCTGGGGTTTCCGGGGCAACCGCATCGCGGTGCGCTTCCAGTACGAATGCCACGACCGGCAGGGGCAGTGGTATCGCAGCTACGGCAACGAGTTGTGGGAGTTCACCGACGACGGTCTGATGCGGCGCAGGGAGGCCAGCATCAACGACCACCCGATCGACGCTTCGCAGCGCCGCATCTTCGGGCCTCGCCCGGAAAGTGAACGAGGTCTGCTGCTGCCGGTGTTCTGA